CGTCCCGTACGCGAATCACACACTGGGCGGCACCAAGCCCCGTTCCCGGTCCCTTTCCCGGCCCCGTTCCCGCCACCGACGGCGTCTCCGGCGTCTCCAGGGCCTCCAAGGTCTCCAAGGTCTCCAAGGTCTCCACGACGACGGTGACCTTGGTGCCGGCCGGCGTGTGCACACGGGCGTTGGCCAACAGGTTGGCCACCACCTGGTGGAGCCGGGACGGGTCGGCGACGACCGTCACGGGGCCGTCGAGGCGCAGCGCGAGCTGCCAGTCGTGCTCGCCTCCCGCGGCCTGCGCGTCCCAGACGGCCTCGGCGACCAGCGTCGCGAGATTCACCTCGGTCCGCTGGAGCGGCCGTCCCTCGTCGAGGCGGGCGAGCAGCAGCAGATCCTCCACCAGGCCGGTCATCCGGGCCGACTGGGCGGAGACGCGGTGCCAGGCCAGCTCCGGCGCGATCGTCCGGTTGCCGCCGTTCATGTACTCGGCGTACCCCGCGATCGAGGCGAGCGGTGTGCGCAGCTCATGGCTGGCGTCGGCGAGGAACCGGCGCATGCGTTCCTCGGTCCGCCGGCGTTCGGCGAGCGAGGACTCCACGTGGTCGATCAGCTGGTTGAGCACGAAGCCGACCTGGCCGGCCTCGGTGCCGGGGCCGGTGTCACGCGCCGCGACGCGGGCGAGGACGGCGACCTCGCCGCGGTCCAGCGGCACCCGGGCGACCTCGGCGGCGGTGGCCGCGACCCGGCCCAGCGGGCGCAGCTGCCGCCGTATGACGACGGCGGAGGCGCAGGCCGCGGTGGCCAGTCCGATGGCGGCGATCGCCGCCTCGACGACGACCAGACGGTCGATCACCTGCTGCACGTCGGCCATCGGGAGCCCGGCCAGGACGGGGACCCCGTCGCCGCCGATCGCGGTCAGCCGGTAGGTGCCGAGGCCGGGGACGGTGCGGGTGTGCAGCGACCCGTCCGCGGTGATCCCCTTCAGGGCGGCACGTTGAGCGCCGGTGAGGACCCGCTTACGGCCGTCCTCGGTCACCACCTCGGCGGCGATGATCTCCCCGTCGGCGAACCGGGCCGCCAGGGTGCCGGCCGGCTGCCCGCGCTCGTTGAGGAAACCCAGATCCGTCGCGCCGCCCGTCCGGCGTTGCAACCCGCCCTGGCTGCGCTCGGCGGCGTCGGTGACGCGCTGGTCCAGGTCCCCGAGCAGATAGACGCGTTGGACGAGGACGGTGCTGAGCGCCATGACCGCGCACACGGCGACCAGGGTCACGGAGACGAAGAGCACGAGGCGGACGCGCAGGGACCGCCGGCCCAGACCGGCGCCGGACGGGCTCGCCCCGCGCCGCCGGCCCGGCAGGACCGTCATGTCCATTCGTCCGCGGCTCTGAGCGCGTACCCCGCGCCGCGCACGGTACGGATCATCGGCGCCCGCCCCTTGTCGATCTTGGCGCGCAGTCCGTAGATGTAGACCTCGACCAGGTTCCCCTCGCCGTCGAAGGAGGCGTTCCAGACATGGTCGAGGATCTGGGCCTTGCTGAGTACCTGGTGCGGATGGCTCATGAGGAACC
The sequence above is a segment of the Streptomyces asoensis genome. Coding sequences within it:
- a CDS encoding sensor histidine kinase, whose protein sequence is MTVLPGRRRGASPSGAGLGRRSLRVRLVLFVSVTLVAVCAVMALSTVLVQRVYLLGDLDQRVTDAAERSQGGLQRRTGGATDLGFLNERGQPAGTLAARFADGEIIAAEVVTEDGRKRVLTGAQRAALKGITADGSLHTRTVPGLGTYRLTAIGGDGVPVLAGLPMADVQQVIDRLVVVEAAIAAIGLATAACASAVVIRRQLRPLGRVAATAAEVARVPLDRGEVAVLARVAARDTGPGTEAGQVGFVLNQLIDHVESSLAERRRTEERMRRFLADASHELRTPLASIAGYAEYMNGGNRTIAPELAWHRVSAQSARMTGLVEDLLLLARLDEGRPLQRTEVNLATLVAEAVWDAQAAGGEHDWQLALRLDGPVTVVADPSRLHQVVANLLANARVHTPAGTKVTVVVETLETLETLEALETPETPSVAGTGPGKGPGTGLGAAQCVIRVRDDGPGIPPGLLPSIFERFTRADGSRSRTPGEEGGTGLGLAIAAALTEAHGGRIDVRSEPGLTEFSVTLPTAGRSAVASSPQL